One Roseibium sp. HPY-6 genomic region harbors:
- a CDS encoding cytochrome P460 family protein, with protein MQSRLVSLGSFAVALLMSSTAYAACDVQKSGDELTADEAQSIYDCLKSDLQTGYQNGPKRWIPADFVKDYPNWTQASAFPAAPGFHGGRFLMTYVNSIGADEYLKYKAENVTVPAGTRIAKESFSVDGDGKVSKGPLFLMEKVAGGKSPDTGDWYYMMVSPNGSPQAVNVITACSECHLENFGEQGGLGYPVEDARIK; from the coding sequence ATGCAAAGTCGGCTTGTTTCTTTAGGAAGTTTCGCTGTTGCGCTACTAATGTCTTCAACCGCATATGCTGCTTGTGATGTGCAAAAATCAGGGGACGAACTAACTGCTGATGAAGCCCAATCCATTTATGATTGCCTAAAGTCCGACCTGCAGACCGGATATCAGAACGGCCCGAAACGTTGGATTCCTGCAGATTTTGTGAAAGACTATCCAAATTGGACGCAGGCTAGTGCGTTTCCAGCAGCTCCCGGCTTTCATGGCGGCCGCTTCCTCATGACATATGTCAACTCGATTGGTGCGGACGAGTACCTTAAATACAAGGCAGAAAATGTTACTGTCCCGGCTGGAACTAGGATAGCCAAAGAGTCGTTTTCGGTCGATGGTGACGGCAAAGTCAGCAAAGGCCCATTGTTCCTTATGGAGAAAGTTGCAGGTGGTAAGTCACCAGATACAGGAGACTGGTATTACATGATGGTTTCGCCAAACGGGTCGCCGCAGGCAGTGAATGTAATCACAGCGTGTAGTGAGTGTCATCTAGAGAATTTTGGGGAACAAGGTGGCCTTGGTTATCCGGTAGAAGATGCTAGGATTAAGTGA
- a CDS encoding cytochrome c family protein, which translates to MPALDLALGLRMIGVTACVRHSLSGKVFGQISEDVGRPWGVVEEYKYSKSLITLGKGKIWDTETLDVYPTKPKELIPKGKMAFSGLKKEVDRANVIAYLAQLDQDGASE; encoded by the coding sequence ATGCCAGCGCTCGATCTTGCCTTGGGTCTGCGGATGATAGGGGTTACCGCGTGTGTGCGTCATTCCCTTTCCGGCAAGGTATTCGGCCAGATCTCCGAAGATGTAGGTCGGCCTTGGGGTGTTGTTGAAGAATACAAATATTCGAAGTCTTTGATTACGTTAGGAAAGGGGAAAATTTGGGATACCGAAACGCTCGACGTTTACCCAACCAAACCGAAGGAGCTCATTCCAAAAGGGAAAATGGCGTTCTCAGGGCTTAAAAAGGAGGTCGATAGGGCAAACGTGATCGCTTACCTTGCTCAACTTGACCAAGACGGCGCATCAGAGTAA
- a CDS encoding carbohydrate ABC transporter permease, translated as MTSPALVRSDTAFQRGALTALRTGVLVLATLWVLGPLFFMVLASFKTVPEFFMNPFGFPKELAFSNYTRAWSDAHVSVTLPNTVIVTSVAVVASTLLSAMIAYGLSRKEKRFAMGLYTLFVAGLLVPVHAIILPLFIVLKHLGLLGTLLALILPYTAMGLPLGVLVLTPIAAALPRDLVHAARLDGATEGQIFWKVVLPLMKPGLVSVAILNGVWMWNEFFIPLIVSFKPEAQTMPVGIVSFIGSYSTEWGLVFSSVVISTLPVVVAYLLMTRQFQSGLTAGAIK; from the coding sequence ATGACAAGCCCCGCATTGGTCCGCAGTGATACGGCCTTTCAAAGAGGTGCATTGACCGCTCTCCGGACCGGAGTTCTGGTCCTTGCAACGCTGTGGGTTCTTGGCCCCCTCTTCTTCATGGTTCTGGCGTCCTTCAAGACCGTTCCGGAATTCTTCATGAATCCCTTCGGTTTCCCCAAGGAACTCGCGTTTTCGAATTACACCCGGGCCTGGAGCGATGCACATGTATCTGTAACACTGCCCAACACGGTGATCGTGACTAGCGTCGCCGTCGTAGCTTCAACTCTGCTTTCTGCGATGATTGCGTATGGCCTCAGCCGCAAGGAAAAGCGCTTTGCGATGGGGCTCTATACCTTGTTTGTCGCAGGGCTGCTTGTTCCCGTTCACGCGATCATCCTGCCGCTGTTCATTGTGCTCAAACACCTGGGACTGCTCGGCACTTTGCTCGCCCTGATCTTGCCTTACACCGCGATGGGGCTGCCACTCGGCGTTCTGGTTTTGACGCCGATAGCCGCGGCCTTGCCGCGTGATCTTGTCCACGCGGCGCGTTTGGATGGGGCAACTGAAGGTCAGATCTTCTGGAAGGTCGTTCTGCCGCTCATGAAACCGGGGCTTGTCTCGGTCGCGATCTTGAACGGTGTCTGGATGTGGAACGAGTTCTTTATCCCGCTCATTGTCTCGTTCAAGCCGGAAGCCCAGACCATGCCTGTGGGCATCGTCTCCTTCATTGGTTCCTATTCAACGGAGTGGGGGCTTGTGTTCTCAAGCGTGGTGATTTCAACACTGCCGGTGGTGGTCGCCTACCTGCTGATGACCCGCCAGTTCCAATCCGGATTGACAGCTGGCGCGATTAAATAG
- a CDS encoding sugar ABC transporter permease, whose protein sequence is MAGNSKKARRLPSSMGRNLGHLWFVAPGFLFFLLVMLVPLILAFAISMTDWTGLGADAKFIGLGNYVEILGYWPFYRAAFHNALIFLAILLFQHTVGLYIAVLLNEKPRFMQFYRTVLFLPVIMSLVSTGFIWTLMLSPNIGLINPMLKAIGLGFLAKQWLSEPGTALMVIIMVTAWNSLGWAIIIYLAGLQGVPEELKQAAEMDGANSRQVFWRVVFPQLSPAFTALTVLTFIGTFRTFDVVYVLTGPLGAPNFATDVLGTLIYRTAFGGSSFSSADIRFAFGVAMALLMMIVMAVIVQLLIRMLRSREIES, encoded by the coding sequence ATGGCCGGAAATTCAAAAAAAGCGCGAAGACTGCCCTCCTCGATGGGACGGAACCTTGGCCATCTCTGGTTTGTAGCGCCAGGGTTCCTGTTCTTTCTTCTGGTCATGCTCGTGCCGCTGATACTCGCTTTTGCCATTTCAATGACCGATTGGACAGGCCTCGGGGCGGACGCAAAATTCATCGGTCTTGGCAACTATGTTGAAATTCTCGGTTATTGGCCCTTTTACCGGGCGGCCTTTCACAATGCCCTGATCTTTCTGGCAATCTTATTGTTTCAGCACACAGTCGGTCTTTACATTGCAGTTCTACTCAATGAAAAACCACGCTTCATGCAGTTCTATCGGACGGTGCTTTTCCTGCCGGTGATCATGTCTCTCGTCTCGACCGGCTTTATCTGGACGCTGATGCTCTCGCCCAATATCGGGCTAATCAATCCCATGCTGAAGGCAATTGGGCTGGGTTTCCTGGCCAAACAGTGGCTCAGTGAACCGGGTACTGCGCTGATGGTCATTATTATGGTCACCGCGTGGAACAGTCTGGGGTGGGCGATCATCATCTATCTGGCCGGGTTGCAAGGCGTTCCCGAGGAATTGAAGCAGGCTGCCGAGATGGATGGTGCTAACTCGCGGCAAGTGTTCTGGCGCGTGGTCTTCCCGCAGCTTTCACCGGCCTTTACGGCCCTCACGGTGCTGACGTTCATTGGCACCTTTAGAACATTCGACGTGGTCTACGTACTGACAGGACCTCTGGGGGCACCAAATTTTGCAACCGATGTTCTGGGGACATTGATCTATCGCACCGCTTTTGGTGGTTCGTCCTTCTCGTCAGCCGATATCAGGTTTGCGTTCGGCGTAGCCATGGCGCTGCTGATGATGATTGTCATGGCCGTCATCGTTCAGCTGTTGATCCGGATGTTGCGCAGCAGGGAGATTGAGTCATGA
- a CDS encoding extracellular solute-binding protein gives MKSMLRSGLLAGSVLAVSLGSSFADDKVVLSMWHQHPEWKDRVEAILDKFEAAHPNIEIALEEIAGTNYSARLNTALAAGEAPDLFGLPAGPETQAAADAGYVIDLTGKLDVSSLRPAAAEAIDSNGKVYGVPILGSYSVGLYYHRDILKELDIEPPQTQAEFMEACTAMKEQGVTPLVIPASDGIVPSFMYMMMASSIMGADGFADIRAGKRRFDDPDMLKAAEFLQEIAACVQPGALSTPYVEGKALAAMKQGAMMPGGSADYAGYQEINPAVDLGVVPFPAVEGGTPATVTGLEYIFMVNSKSENQDAALTFLQWMLGDEAQQMVVDTITMSTSANVSPSDNRILDEFTTAAKSNDVRVFYELPETGNVWSVAQQNVAALFLGEMTPQAFSEALQAAVKPSKN, from the coding sequence ATGAAATCCATGTTACGTTCCGGTCTCCTGGCCGGCTCGGTTCTCGCAGTTTCGCTGGGGTCCTCATTTGCCGACGACAAGGTCGTTCTGTCGATGTGGCATCAGCACCCGGAGTGGAAAGACAGGGTTGAGGCGATCCTCGATAAGTTCGAGGCGGCTCATCCTAATATCGAAATTGCACTCGAGGAGATTGCCGGAACCAATTATTCCGCGCGGCTGAACACGGCTCTTGCAGCTGGTGAAGCCCCGGACCTTTTCGGTCTTCCTGCTGGTCCGGAAACGCAGGCAGCTGCGGATGCAGGCTATGTGATCGACCTGACCGGAAAACTTGACGTTTCAAGTTTGCGTCCTGCGGCTGCCGAAGCGATTGACAGCAATGGCAAAGTTTATGGTGTTCCGATCCTCGGCTCCTATTCGGTTGGGCTTTACTATCACCGCGATATTCTGAAAGAACTCGACATCGAGCCACCACAGACCCAGGCAGAATTCATGGAGGCCTGTACCGCCATGAAAGAGCAGGGTGTCACTCCGCTGGTCATCCCGGCATCTGACGGTATCGTTCCTTCTTTCATGTACATGATGATGGCATCTTCCATCATGGGAGCGGACGGTTTCGCTGATATTCGAGCTGGCAAGCGCCGCTTCGACGATCCGGACATGTTGAAGGCGGCTGAATTTCTTCAGGAAATTGCCGCATGCGTCCAGCCCGGTGCCCTGTCGACACCTTATGTCGAAGGAAAGGCCCTGGCCGCAATGAAGCAGGGTGCAATGATGCCTGGTGGATCGGCCGACTATGCCGGATATCAGGAAATTAATCCTGCCGTTGACCTGGGTGTTGTGCCGTTCCCGGCCGTAGAGGGCGGAACGCCTGCAACGGTTACAGGGCTTGAATACATCTTCATGGTCAATTCGAAATCGGAAAACCAGGATGCAGCGCTCACCTTCCTGCAGTGGATGCTGGGTGACGAGGCTCAGCAGATGGTTGTTGATACCATCACCATGAGCACCTCGGCCAATGTCTCACCGTCTGACAATCGGATCCTTGACGAGTTCACGACTGCTGCAAAGTCCAACGATGTGCGGGTTTTCTACGAGTTGCCGGAAACCGGGAACGTCTGGTCCGTGGCCCAGCAGAACGTTGCTGCGCTTTTCCTGGGTGAGATGACGCCACAGGCTTTTTCGGAAGCACTGCAGGCAGCGGTCAAACCGTCAAAGAACTGA
- the ugpC gene encoding sn-glycerol-3-phosphate ABC transporter ATP-binding protein UgpC codes for MARVILKNLGKQYAGTDTATLHDLNLEIADGEFLVLVGPSGCGKSTALKLIAGLEDITTGEVQIGDQIVNEFASRDRDIAMVFQSYALYPHLSVFDNIAFPLQIARVPKNEIRQRVKDVAKTLQLEPFLTRKPACLSGGQRQRVAMGRAIIRRPSVFLMDEPLSNLDAKLRVKMRSEVAQIQRQLAVTTIYVTHDQVEAMTMGDRVALMRDGVLQQVDTPDRIYHHPANTFVAAFIGSPAMNLFRISLLDREGTLFARFGEQDLKIPESVRLRCPQLRMQAGGEVVLGVRPEDIEDAEVKSGHPADQCLDASVALIESLGSDHMAHVMLEAKSLKEVEDDDGDLSKVDFQAQGGISANCVCRFSSRSRVKTRQKARLAIDCERLHFFHPETGRTLEENLTSEN; via the coding sequence TTGGCCAGAGTGATCCTCAAAAACTTGGGAAAACAGTATGCGGGGACTGATACCGCGACGCTTCACGACCTGAATCTCGAAATCGCAGACGGAGAGTTTCTCGTGCTAGTGGGGCCGTCCGGGTGCGGGAAATCTACGGCGCTCAAGCTCATTGCAGGCCTTGAGGACATCACCACCGGCGAGGTCCAGATAGGTGATCAGATTGTCAACGAGTTTGCGTCCCGGGACCGGGATATCGCGATGGTCTTTCAAAGTTACGCGCTCTACCCGCATCTGTCGGTGTTCGACAATATTGCGTTTCCCTTGCAGATCGCCAGGGTTCCAAAAAATGAAATCCGACAGCGGGTTAAAGATGTCGCCAAGACGCTTCAACTTGAGCCGTTTTTGACAAGGAAGCCCGCATGCTTATCTGGCGGGCAACGTCAGCGCGTTGCAATGGGCCGTGCGATTATTCGCCGACCCTCGGTATTTCTAATGGATGAGCCGCTTTCCAACCTGGACGCCAAACTCCGCGTCAAAATGCGTTCTGAGGTCGCGCAGATCCAGCGCCAGCTGGCAGTGACCACCATCTATGTCACTCATGACCAGGTTGAAGCCATGACCATGGGTGACAGAGTGGCGCTGATGCGCGACGGGGTCCTGCAACAAGTCGATACCCCTGACCGGATCTATCACCATCCCGCAAACACGTTTGTCGCTGCCTTCATCGGGTCTCCGGCAATGAACCTGTTCAGGATTAGTCTACTGGATCGCGAGGGAACATTGTTTGCCCGCTTCGGAGAACAGGATCTGAAGATACCAGAAAGCGTCAGACTGCGTTGCCCACAGCTGCGGATGCAAGCTGGCGGTGAGGTCGTGCTTGGTGTGCGGCCTGAAGACATCGAAGACGCCGAGGTGAAGTCCGGACATCCGGCGGACCAATGTCTGGACGCTTCCGTTGCCCTGATTGAATCGCTCGGATCGGACCACATGGCTCATGTCATGCTCGAAGCGAAATCCCTCAAGGAAGTCGAAGATGACGATGGGGATCTGAGTAAAGTCGATTTCCAGGCTCAAGGTGGGATCAGCGCAAATTGTGTCTGCCGTTTCTCGTCCCGATCGCGCGTGAAGACCCGTCAGAAGGCACGGCTCGCGATTGATTGCGAGCGTCTGCATTTCTTCCATCCGGAAACAGGCCGAACATTGGAAGAGAATTTAACATCTGAAAACTGA
- a CDS encoding GntR family transcriptional regulator — MNAFNKSQDQEASLYEAVLNEISTGQLEAGQRLKVSELAKRFGVSTSPVREVLRLLQGEGFVEIHPNRGAVVKQANANTIQNIFEVLQLLEPYFVTWFADYAQPEMIAELEEIQRKVEALPSADLIEFRKLDLEFHWLICRQHYNQVAADLWKKLRTALNVHAAKLRISPVRYQAIMEEHRELLAAFNANDAARAEAAINKHVSGSFTQMSQQMRALGL, encoded by the coding sequence ATGAACGCTTTCAACAAATCTCAAGACCAAGAGGCCTCGCTTTACGAAGCTGTCCTCAACGAGATTTCAACCGGCCAGCTAGAGGCTGGACAAAGGCTCAAGGTTTCAGAACTTGCCAAGCGCTTCGGCGTGAGCACCAGTCCGGTGCGCGAAGTTCTGAGACTGCTGCAAGGAGAGGGTTTCGTCGAAATTCACCCCAACCGGGGGGCCGTGGTCAAACAGGCGAATGCCAACACCATCCAGAATATCTTCGAGGTGTTGCAGCTGTTGGAACCCTATTTCGTGACCTGGTTTGCAGACTACGCGCAGCCGGAAATGATTGCGGAGCTGGAAGAAATCCAGCGCAAGGTTGAAGCCCTGCCGTCTGCGGACCTGATAGAGTTCCGCAAACTGGACCTGGAATTTCACTGGTTAATCTGCCGCCAGCACTACAATCAGGTCGCCGCGGATCTCTGGAAAAAGCTCCGAACCGCACTGAATGTCCACGCCGCGAAATTGCGCATAAGCCCCGTTCGCTATCAGGCCATCATGGAAGAGCACAGAGAGCTCCTGGCTGCCTTTAACGCCAACGACGCCGCCCGGGCCGAGGCTGCCATAAACAAGCATGTTTCCGGCTCTTTTACACAAATGTCACAGCAGATGCGGGCCCTCGGACTTTAG
- a CDS encoding mandelate racemase/muconate lactonizing enzyme family protein, with the protein MTEASKVIDCELPPAPRGWEDRAARIASITPHIVRVGKRNQLLVKLETEDGLYGWGESGLSGREVAVSAAIDHFAAFLLGQDSRRIGRIWQECYRSQYFEGGRVLTAAMSAIDIALYDVLGKRLNVPVYQLIGGKQRNHVPSFASTMGATRDEILQQSRELVMAGWDCIRIYPSNFKDDETFDPKAGLGDVAGDLIALRKEFGHAITLGIDMHHRLSVAEAASFCAMLPPGTLDFLEEPIRSEAPEAYASLRRMTSIPFAIGEEFASKWAAAPFLEQGLTQYMRLDICNIGGFTEALKVAGWAERFYIDLMPHNPLGPVCTAATVHLSAAVPNFSWLETRQSPVENLGFHDPDLFPVQPELAGPNYLIPEGPGLGVEVDEEAISSQSPTPVEAPHLRRPDGSVTNW; encoded by the coding sequence ATGACAGAGGCTTCGAAAGTGATTGACTGCGAGCTTCCACCAGCCCCCAGAGGCTGGGAAGATCGCGCTGCCAGAATCGCGTCGATCACGCCTCACATCGTGCGCGTGGGTAAGCGCAACCAGCTCCTCGTGAAGCTGGAGACGGAAGACGGTCTTTATGGATGGGGGGAAAGTGGCCTCTCCGGGCGGGAAGTCGCGGTTTCCGCGGCAATCGACCATTTCGCTGCCTTCCTGCTGGGGCAGGATTCACGGCGCATTGGCCGGATTTGGCAGGAGTGTTACCGCAGCCAGTATTTTGAGGGTGGCCGCGTTCTGACTGCCGCAATGTCCGCAATCGATATTGCGCTTTATGATGTGCTTGGCAAACGGTTGAACGTTCCTGTCTACCAGCTCATAGGCGGCAAACAGCGGAACCACGTTCCCTCCTTTGCGAGCACAATGGGGGCGACACGTGACGAGATCCTGCAACAGTCGCGCGAGCTCGTGATGGCAGGGTGGGACTGTATCCGGATCTACCCCTCCAATTTCAAAGACGATGAGACCTTCGACCCGAAAGCGGGACTGGGAGACGTGGCGGGAGATCTGATCGCACTCAGGAAGGAGTTCGGCCACGCCATCACGCTGGGGATAGACATGCATCACCGGCTTAGCGTGGCCGAGGCGGCAAGTTTCTGCGCCATGCTGCCTCCGGGGACACTGGATTTCCTGGAAGAACCAATCCGAAGCGAAGCGCCGGAGGCGTATGCCTCTTTGCGCCGGATGACCAGCATTCCCTTTGCTATTGGAGAAGAATTTGCCTCCAAGTGGGCAGCGGCACCATTTCTTGAGCAAGGGCTGACGCAATATATGCGTCTCGATATCTGCAATATCGGCGGCTTCACGGAAGCGCTCAAAGTGGCCGGCTGGGCAGAGCGGTTTTACATCGATCTGATGCCGCACAATCCCCTGGGGCCAGTTTGCACAGCAGCGACGGTGCATCTCAGCGCCGCAGTCCCGAATTTCAGCTGGTTGGAGACCCGTCAGTCCCCTGTTGAAAATCTCGGTTTTCACGATCCGGACCTGTTCCCCGTCCAGCCTGAACTTGCAGGTCCTAACTACCTGATCCCGGAAGGGCCGGGCCTCGGGGTGGAAGTCGACGAAGAAGCGATCTCCAGCCAAAGCCCAACTCCCGTTGAGGCCCCTCATCTGAGGCGCCCGGATGGTTCAGTCACCAACTGGTGA